One segment of Candidatus Sulfotelmatobacter sp. DNA contains the following:
- a CDS encoding DUF3473 domain-containing protein: protein MTRHLAAFSFDIEDWYHSQLIPAQHRGDSEDHSVVRAGTERILEQLLRHGVRATFFVLGEVVRDHPDLIRRMVDEGHEIGCHGMHHQALWSSNPEAFRAELRQFRALILEKLGDVPVIGFRAPTFSIDRRTAWALEILREEGFAYDSSIFPARVKLYGVPEAPVSIYRPSRADLARHDPDGRLVEFPVAIAKWGPLRLPVGGGFYLRALPYAAFRWSLDHILRTRPFALYLHPREASPEQKRVPLDAVDGFITYVNLHTVVEKLERLYPRYQWVPMREILEREGHLRPLV, encoded by the coding sequence GTGACCCGGCACCTGGCGGCGTTCTCGTTCGACATCGAGGACTGGTATCACTCGCAACTAATCCCAGCGCAGCACCGGGGCGACTCCGAGGATCACAGCGTGGTGCGGGCCGGCACCGAGCGCATCCTCGAGCAGCTGCTCCGGCATGGCGTGCGCGCCACGTTCTTCGTGCTTGGAGAAGTCGTGCGCGACCACCCCGACCTGATTCGGCGCATGGTGGACGAGGGGCACGAGATCGGCTGCCACGGCATGCATCACCAAGCGCTGTGGTCGTCGAACCCCGAAGCCTTTCGCGCCGAACTTCGTCAGTTTCGCGCGTTGATCCTCGAAAAGCTCGGCGACGTCCCCGTAATAGGCTTTCGCGCGCCGACCTTCAGCATCGATCGGCGCACGGCCTGGGCGCTCGAGATTCTTCGCGAGGAGGGTTTCGCTTACGACTCGAGCATCTTCCCGGCGCGCGTGAAGCTGTACGGAGTGCCCGAGGCGCCGGTGAGCATCTATCGGCCCTCGCGCGCCGACCTCGCGCGGCATGATCCCGATGGCAGGCTGGTCGAGTTTCCGGTCGCGATCGCGAAGTGGGGGCCGCTCCGGCTGCCGGTCGGCGGCGGATTCTATCTGCGTGCCCTACCGTACGCTGCGTTTCGCTGGTCGCTGGACCATATCCTGCGCACCCGCCCATTCGCGCTCTATCTGCACCCGCGCGAGGCTAGCCCCGAGCAGAAACGGGTTCCGCTCGATGCGGTCGACGGTTTCATCACCTACGTGAATCTGCACACCGTGGTGGAGAAACTGGAGCGGCTCTACCCGCGTTACCAGTGGGTGCCGATGCGCGAGATTCTCGAGCGAGAGGGGCATCTGCGGCCGCTCGTGTAA